One window of Cyanobacterium sp. T60_A2020_053 genomic DNA carries:
- a CDS encoding ABC transporter substrate-binding protein: MKIKRYLITLFCLIITFTPIISACQNNNSTTENGVTKITFWHGINPPENREIFNELLVDFNNNNPDIEVEALYIGQPDEQLPKIIASVVGNQPPDMLWYVPQLTGKLVELQAIKPLQEWFNNSPLKEEIEPAMLATMELDNNIWSAPFATNNTAVFYRPSLFQEAGINELPTTWEEFANIARTLTKDTNNDGRIDQHGALLALGKGEFTVFVWLPFIYSANGSIMTNNQVNLVNSGAEKALQLGTELTKNNSAILSAPDRGYELDQFIQGKVAMQITGPWTLAQLNQSGIDFDVFPLPIIEQPATVLGGENIFVFNTNPQREEASLKFLEYILSSEFQTEWALKTGYIPINKKVKDSPEYQQFLAENPTIKVFLEQMQYAKSRPIIADYPNISENLGRALESSLLQQKSPQDALKEAQKRLEIKK; this comes from the coding sequence ATGAAAATCAAACGTTACCTAATTACTCTTTTTTGTTTAATAATTACTTTCACTCCCATAATATCAGCTTGTCAAAATAATAATTCAACCACTGAAAATGGCGTAACAAAAATCACCTTTTGGCATGGCATTAATCCACCAGAAAATCGAGAAATTTTTAACGAACTTTTAGTTGATTTTAACAACAATAATCCTGACATAGAGGTAGAAGCATTATACATTGGGCAACCAGACGAGCAACTACCTAAAATTATCGCCTCAGTGGTGGGCAATCAACCGCCAGATATGCTTTGGTATGTGCCACAACTAACAGGAAAATTAGTAGAATTACAAGCCATTAAACCTCTACAAGAATGGTTTAATAATTCCCCGCTCAAAGAAGAAATCGAACCAGCAATGTTAGCTACTATGGAATTAGATAATAACATCTGGTCAGCGCCCTTCGCCACTAATAATACTGCTGTATTTTATCGACCAAGTCTATTTCAAGAAGCCGGAATAAATGAGTTACCCACTACTTGGGAAGAATTTGCTAATATTGCTCGAACTTTAACTAAAGATACTAATAATGATGGCAGAATTGACCAACACGGGGCATTATTAGCCCTAGGAAAAGGAGAATTTACCGTTTTTGTTTGGTTGCCATTTATTTATAGTGCCAATGGTTCAATTATGACTAATAATCAAGTTAATTTAGTTAATTCAGGAGCAGAAAAAGCATTACAATTAGGTACAGAATTAACTAAAAATAATAGTGCTATTTTATCAGCGCCCGACAGGGGATATGAATTAGATCAATTTATTCAAGGTAAAGTAGCTATGCAGATTACAGGACCTTGGACATTAGCTCAACTTAATCAAAGTGGCATTGATTTTGATGTTTTTCCTTTGCCAATTATCGAGCAACCTGCCACAGTTTTAGGAGGAGAAAATATCTTTGTTTTTAATACTAATCCTCAACGGGAAGAAGCATCACTAAAATTTTTAGAATATATTTTAAGCAGTGAATTTCAAACTGAATGGGCTTTAAAAACTGGCTATATTCCCATTAATAAAAAAGTGAAAGATAGCCCAGAATATCAACAATTTTTAGCAGAAAATCCTACCATTAAAGTATTTTTAGAACAAATGCAGTACGCCAAATCTCGACCGATTATCGCTGATTATCCCAATATTTCTGAGAATTTGGGGAGGGCGCTGGAATCTTCTTTGCTACAGCAAAAATCCCCTCAAGATGCTTTAAAAGAAGCACAAAAACGTTTAGAAATAAAAAAATAG
- a CDS encoding XisI protein codes for MDKIKKYQKIIEKILTEYDELVHKSPDYKNETCLVFDENHHHYLWLTVDWREDKRLKSIHVHIRIKNSKIYIEEDWTQEGIAHELLREGVPNSEIVLAFYDPETRKYTDFATA; via the coding sequence ATGGATAAAATCAAAAAATATCAAAAAATAATTGAAAAAATATTAACAGAATATGATGAATTAGTACATAAATCACCTGACTATAAAAATGAAACTTGTCTCGTTTTTGACGAAAATCATCATCATTATTTGTGGCTAACCGTTGATTGGAGAGAAGATAAACGTTTAAAATCTATCCATGTCCATATCCGTATTAAAAATAGTAAAATTTATATTGAAGAAGATTGGACTCAAGAAGGAATTGCCCATGAGTTATTGAGGGAAGGGGTGCCAAATTCTGAAATTGTTTTGGCTTTTTATGATCCTGAAACTCGTAAATATACAGATTTTGCTACAGCTTAA
- a CDS encoding XisH family protein has protein sequence MPKKDIYHDVCKNALIKDGWLIIADPYTVEFENDNLYADLLAEKITDNQESIKRIIVVEIKSFISPSPMNDFQNALGQYLLYRAFLNFSHQNYELYLAIKSSIFDTFFQKKSIQMVIQHHELNLIIFNDKKEEITSWIKSKNIKK, from the coding sequence ATGCCGAAAAAAGATATTTACCATGATGTTTGTAAGAATGCTTTAATAAAAGATGGTTGGCTAATCATAGCCGATCCTTATACTGTTGAGTTTGAAAATGATAACCTATATGCTGATTTACTAGCAGAAAAAATTACTGATAATCAAGAAAGTATTAAACGTATCATAGTAGTAGAAATTAAAAGTTTCATTAGTCCTTCTCCCATGAATGATTTTCAGAATGCTTTAGGGCAATATCTTCTTTATCGTGCTTTTTTGAACTTTTCTCATCAAAATTATGAACTTTATTTAGCCATTAAAAGTTCTATCTTTGATACTTTCTTTCAAAAAAAATCTATTCAAATGGTCATTCAACATCATGAGCTAAACTTAATTATTTTTAATGATAAAAAGGAGGAAATTACTTCATGGATAAAATCAAAAAATATCAAAAAATAA
- a CDS encoding DUF2281 domain-containing protein, giving the protein MTTQTIDLAETILTKIKDLSPEQQQEILDFTEFISHKYNNNSEKKTTTPQKRVAGLYEGKGWVSDDFNDPLPPAVLGEIV; this is encoded by the coding sequence ATGACTACGCAGACCATCGATTTAGCTGAAACAATTTTAACAAAGATTAAAGACTTATCACCAGAGCAACAGCAAGAAATTTTAGATTTTACCGAATTTATCAGCCATAAATACAATAATAATTCAGAGAAAAAAACTACAACTCCTCAAAAAAGAGTCGCTGGTTTATATGAAGGCAAGGGTTGGGTAAGTGATGACTTTAATGATCCTTTACCTCCAGCCGTGTTAGGAGAAATTGTATGA
- a CDS encoding bifunctional 4-hydroxy-2-oxoglutarate aldolase/2-dehydro-3-deoxy-phosphogluconate aldolase, with protein MLRRHRIIAVIRADSWYIAEKMAETAINAGIRLIEVTWNSINPAPFTAYLRQKYPHCYIGVGTIINLADLKTALDAGAQFVFCPHFDLDLLNFAHNRQIPLIPGTFSPSEIINAFRGGALVVKVFPIQCLGGVNYIKALQGPMAQYPLIPTGGVTMAQTKAFLDAGALAVGLASDLFPPHLVLEEKWTVMGAVIAENLAKING; from the coding sequence ATATTAAGGAGACATCGTATTATCGCTGTAATTCGTGCCGATAGTTGGTACATTGCCGAGAAAATGGCAGAAACTGCTATTAATGCTGGTATTAGGTTAATTGAAGTGACTTGGAATAGTATTAACCCAGCGCCCTTCACCGCTTATTTACGCCAAAAATATCCCCATTGTTATATTGGTGTCGGTACAATTATCAATTTAGCTGATTTAAAAACCGCTCTTGATGCGGGCGCTCAATTCGTGTTTTGCCCCCATTTTGACCTAGATTTACTTAACTTTGCCCACAATCGTCAAATTCCCTTGATCCCCGGTACTTTTTCCCCCAGTGAAATCATTAACGCTTTTCGGGGAGGGGCGCTGGTGGTGAAAGTTTTTCCCATTCAATGTTTAGGAGGGGTAAACTACATCAAAGCCTTACAAGGTCCTATGGCACAATATCCCCTCATTCCCACCGGAGGAGTAACTATGGCACAAACTAAAGCATTTTTAGATGCCGGCGCCCTTGCCGTGGGTTTGGCTTCCGATCTTTTTCCCCCTCATCTTGTTTTAGAGGAAAAATGGACGGTGATGGGCGCTGTTATTGCCGAAAATCTCGCTAAAATTAATGGATAA
- a CDS encoding nucleotidyltransferase domain-containing protein, whose product MTTTTVKNHSLEPIIKTLKNQFIQIYNHRLTHLILFGSQARGDAQQYSDIDILVVLKGNVNCVEEIKSNSNLISNLCLDYDAVINCFYISESRLNEDSLFINNIKKEGLLL is encoded by the coding sequence ATGACCACCACAACAGTTAAAAATCATTCATTAGAACCCATTATAAAAACACTAAAAAACCAATTTATCCAAATCTATAATCACAGATTAACACATTTGATTTTATTTGGTTCACAGGCAAGAGGAGATGCTCAACAATATTCAGATATTGATATATTAGTAGTTTTGAAAGGTAATGTTAATTGTGTTGAAGAAATAAAAAGTAATAGCAATCTTATCAGTAACTTATGTCTCGACTATGATGCTGTAATTAATTGTTTTTATATTTCAGAAAGTAGATTAAATGAAGATAGTTTATTTATTAATAATATCAAAAAAGAGGGTTTATTACTTTGA
- a CDS encoding US12 family protein, with product MATSSNFRQAIKKSRNSAIVGPNVIPNALPYLGGGLVLTAVGTYGGLGIIRSSPGIFMPTFIVALIAELVLFFVVRGIAEKANNALALPLLAVYSLLSGYTLSGLVYVALGTQGVGINGVAIAALGCGVTFIVGRNIGSNLSEEDGLALTKTISIAMIGLLVVLVGQLLFSIFGVYTPSWLEVGISGFGVLLFAGVSVVDFFILPRSYRDEQYLSAALSMYLTYINLFVFILRLLIAINSRD from the coding sequence ATGGCTACAAGTAGTAACTTTCGTCAGGCAATCAAAAAAAGTCGCAATAGTGCCATCGTTGGACCTAATGTCATTCCCAATGCCTTACCCTATTTAGGTGGTGGCTTAGTTTTAACTGCTGTAGGTACTTACGGCGGTTTAGGTATAATTCGTTCTAGCCCCGGCATTTTTATGCCAACTTTTATCGTTGCATTAATTGCCGAATTAGTTCTCTTTTTTGTGGTAAGAGGTATCGCCGAAAAAGCTAATAATGCCCTTGCTTTACCCCTTCTTGCGGTTTATAGCCTTTTATCTGGTTATACTCTCAGTGGTTTAGTGTATGTCGCCCTCGGCACTCAAGGAGTAGGCATTAATGGAGTTGCCATCGCTGCGCTAGGTTGTGGCGTTACTTTCATTGTCGGTAGAAATATTGGCTCAAATTTATCAGAGGAAGATGGTTTAGCTTTAACCAAAACTATTTCCATTGCCATGATTGGTTTATTGGTGGTTTTGGTTGGTCAATTATTATTTAGTATCTTTGGGGTTTATACTCCTAGTTGGTTAGAAGTTGGTATTTCTGGTTTTGGAGTGCTTCTTTTTGCTGGTGTTTCTGTGGTTGATTTCTTTATCCTACCTCGCAGTTACCGTGATGAGCAGTATTTATCGGCTGCGCTTTCCATGTATCTTACTTATATCAATTTATTTGTCTTTATTCTTCGTCTTTTAATTGCTATTAATAGCCGTGACTAA
- the pstA gene encoding phosphate ABC transporter permease PstA, whose translation MTNSSNVIDLKRKPGGTRAIVGKIMTSLATLCVLVTLVPLAAVMYFVLLQGFSRLRFDLFTELPPPPGLEEGGLANAIIGTLVVVGIATAIAVPIGVLTAVYLSEFSNNGKTALAIRFATNVLSGVPSIIAGVFSYGLLVATGIVGFSSVAGGVALAVLMLPTIIRTSDEALKIVPQDIRWAALGVGAYNYQTVLKIVLPAALPGIITGVTLSIARAAGETAPLIFTTLYSNFWPNVSPQGLLEPIATLSVLVYNFAIVPFEAQNELAWAGSLILVVLVLITSIIARLATRKQVY comes from the coding sequence ATGACTAACTCTAGTAATGTAATTGATTTAAAGAGAAAACCCGGTGGCACTAGGGCTATCGTGGGTAAAATTATGACTTCTTTGGCTACTCTATGCGTGTTAGTCACCTTAGTGCCGTTGGCAGCAGTAATGTACTTTGTGCTATTGCAAGGTTTTAGTCGCCTTCGTTTTGATTTATTTACCGAGTTACCACCGCCTCCCGGTTTGGAGGAGGGTGGTTTAGCCAATGCCATTATCGGTACATTAGTGGTGGTGGGTATTGCCACTGCCATTGCTGTACCTATCGGAGTATTAACTGCGGTATATCTTTCTGAATTTAGTAATAATGGCAAAACAGCTTTAGCCATTCGTTTTGCTACTAACGTACTCAGTGGTGTACCTTCAATTATTGCGGGGGTATTTTCCTATGGTTTATTAGTAGCAACAGGAATCGTTGGTTTTTCCTCTGTGGCTGGGGGTGTAGCGTTAGCAGTATTAATGTTACCTACCATTATTCGTACCAGCGATGAAGCCTTAAAAATTGTGCCTCAAGACATTCGTTGGGCTGCCTTGGGGGTGGGCGCTTATAATTACCAAACGGTACTAAAAATCGTTTTACCCGCAGCTTTACCCGGTATTATTACTGGTGTAACTCTGTCTATTGCGCGCGCTGCCGGAGAAACAGCGCCCCTCATCTTTACAACTTTATACTCAAATTTTTGGCCTAACGTATCCCCTCAAGGACTACTAGAACCCATTGCTACCCTGTCAGTATTGGTTTATAACTTTGCCATCGTACCATTTGAGGCTCAAAATGAGTTGGCTTGGGCTGGTTCACTAATTTTGGTAGTTCTAGTATTAATTACCAGTATTATTGCTCGTCTTGCCACCCGTAAGCAAGTTTATTAA
- the pstS gene encoding phosphate ABC transporter substrate-binding protein PstS, with amino-acid sequence MLELNRKSIKNRVLLPVSSAFLAFALVACGGGGTDTTTTSGGGDTATQESAYDLPFDGTVSLTGAGATFPAALYQNWFVSLNKEVPQLQVNYQSVGSGAGVEQFSAGTVDFGASDVAMTDEEMERVERGTLLLPVTAGAIVYAYNLEGIEGLKLTRQAYVDITLGKITRWNDPAITESNPDLTLPDEPITFVHRSDGSGTTGFFTKHLTAISPEWAEKVGEGKTVQWGPIGGTFVGGKGNEGVAATIQQTEGAIGYVEYGYAKNNKNIKMAAIANGSGEFIVPSDEAASRTLANVELPENLRAFITDPEGTDSYPIVTYSWIMAYKEYSDPDKAAALEATIQYVLTTGQEVAPALGYIPLPPNVVAKVAEVADQISPDYTIKVN; translated from the coding sequence ATGTTAGAACTAAACAGAAAAAGTATCAAAAATAGAGTATTGTTACCAGTCTCCAGCGCCTTTCTCGCTTTTGCTTTAGTAGCTTGTGGCGGTGGCGGTACAGATACCACTACAACGAGTGGTGGTGGAGACACAGCAACGCAAGAATCAGCCTATGACCTTCCTTTTGATGGCACTGTTAGTTTGACGGGCGCTGGGGCAACCTTCCCCGCCGCCCTTTACCAAAACTGGTTTGTGTCTCTCAACAAAGAAGTACCTCAATTACAGGTTAACTATCAATCCGTTGGTAGTGGTGCTGGAGTAGAACAATTTAGCGCAGGTACAGTGGATTTTGGTGCTAGTGACGTAGCTATGACCGATGAAGAGATGGAAAGGGTAGAAAGAGGAACTTTACTACTACCTGTGACCGCTGGTGCTATTGTTTATGCTTATAACTTAGAAGGCATAGAAGGTTTAAAACTAACGAGACAAGCCTATGTGGACATTACTTTAGGTAAAATCACTAGATGGAATGATCCTGCCATTACTGAGAGTAACCCAGATTTAACATTGCCTGATGAGCCTATTACTTTTGTACATCGTTCTGATGGTAGTGGTACAACAGGATTTTTCACCAAGCATTTAACTGCTATTAGTCCAGAATGGGCTGAGAAAGTAGGGGAAGGCAAAACAGTGCAATGGGGACCTATTGGCGGTACTTTTGTAGGTGGTAAAGGTAATGAAGGTGTAGCCGCCACCATTCAACAGACGGAGGGCGCTATTGGTTATGTAGAATATGGTTATGCTAAAAACAATAAGAATATTAAAATGGCAGCTATAGCAAACGGGTCTGGTGAATTTATTGTTCCTAGTGATGAAGCAGCCTCAAGAACTCTTGCTAACGTAGAATTACCTGAAAATTTAAGAGCCTTTATTACTGATCCCGAAGGTACAGACTCTTATCCTATCGTTACTTATAGTTGGATCATGGCTTATAAAGAGTACAGTGACCCTGATAAAGCAGCCGCTTTAGAGGCAACGATTCAGTATGTGTTGACTACTGGTCAAGAGGTAGCTCCTGCTTTGGGTTATATTCCTTTACCTCCTAATGTGGTGGCTAAAGTTGCTGAAGTTGCCGATCAAATTTCTCCTGATTACACCATCAAAGTTAATTAA
- a CDS encoding photosystem II protein Y, whose product MDWRIVVVLLPLGVAASWAVFNIGAVALSQLQTFLEKRNQG is encoded by the coding sequence ATGGATTGGAGAATTGTCGTTGTCTTGTTACCCTTGGGTGTGGCTGCTAGTTGGGCAGTTTTTAATATTGGTGCGGTGGCACTTTCTCAGTTACAGACTTTTTTAGAAAAGCGAAATCAAGGTTAG
- the pstC gene encoding phosphate ABC transporter permease subunit PstC: MSVSGYPQQSTGVIESRSSVEKNLDAGFRWLTYIFALLIGLILLSIALVIAVAAWPAIVEYNFSFFNNSNWNPVTDEYGTIAVIYGTLMSSFIGLVIAIPLGIGAAIFLSEDFIPENLRTVLVFLVEILAAIPSVVYGLWGIFVLIPISKTLGVWLFENLGWIPIFSRPPAGPGMLPSGIVLSIMILPIVIAISRDSLASLPPDLRQASLGLGATRWETIFRVLIPAAISGIVGGVMLGLGRAMGETMAATMIIGNSNRLSISILEPANTIASLIANQFAEASGLQVSALMYAGLVLMFLTLIVNIFAELIVNQIKAKYE, translated from the coding sequence ATGAGTGTTTCTGGTTATCCTCAACAGTCCACGGGAGTAATAGAGTCGAGATCAAGTGTGGAGAAAAATCTGGATGCAGGTTTTCGTTGGTTAACCTACATTTTCGCTCTTTTAATCGGCTTAATTCTACTCAGTATTGCTTTGGTCATTGCGGTGGCCGCTTGGCCCGCTATTGTGGAGTACAACTTCAGTTTTTTTAACAACAGTAATTGGAATCCCGTTACTGATGAATACGGTACTATTGCCGTAATCTACGGTACTTTAATGAGTTCCTTCATTGGTTTAGTCATTGCCATTCCTTTAGGGATAGGTGCGGCTATTTTTCTCAGTGAGGACTTTATTCCTGAAAATCTGCGCACCGTTCTAGTTTTCTTGGTGGAAATATTAGCTGCTATTCCCAGTGTGGTTTATGGCTTATGGGGGATTTTTGTTCTTATCCCTATCAGTAAAACTCTGGGGGTGTGGCTATTTGAAAATCTCGGTTGGATTCCTATTTTCAGTCGTCCTCCGGCTGGTCCGGGTATGTTACCATCTGGTATTGTCTTATCTATCATGATTTTACCTATTGTCATCGCCATTTCACGGGATTCCTTAGCTTCTTTGCCCCCTGATTTACGTCAAGCCTCTTTAGGTTTGGGCGCCACGCGCTGGGAAACTATTTTCCGAGTTTTAATCCCTGCTGCTATTTCTGGTATTGTCGGTGGCGTCATGTTGGGGTTGGGGCGCGCTATGGGAGAAACCATGGCTGCTACTATGATTATTGGTAACTCTAACCGTTTGAGCATTTCTATCCTTGAACCAGCTAACACTATCGCCTCTTTGATTGCTAACCAGTTTGCGGAAGCTAGTGGTTTACAAGTTTCGGCTTTGATGTATGCCGGGTTAGTGCTGATGTTTCTTACTCTCATTGTTAACATCTTCGCTGAATTAATCGTTAATCAAATTAAAGCTAAATACGAATAA
- a CDS encoding aminotransferase class V-fold PLP-dependent enzyme, with protein MIDNIAKIRAPFTGLQDKYYFNYGGQGILPQPALTAIIDGYQYIDKIGPFGMAINSWINTEMEATREVLAHLTQCEKENITLTENVTGSCNIALWGIPWQSGDEILLTDAEHPGVIASCQEIAKRFGVILKTCAITNQTSNILEIISNNLSSRTRLLVISHVLWNTGEVLPLKEICDLCHNYRGAKPLQVLVDGAQSAGLLALDLPATGADFYGCTGHKWLCGPAGVGFLYVKPNLNPPLLPTFIGWRGLDFANPDLPFYDDGRIYEVATSAYPLYMGLRRALEFHQQWGDNQRRYERICQLSEYLWTELDKIDGIQCVTMKPPQSGLVSFYVEQPQHIVNNLEGGRFFLRTLAYPSCVRACVHYFTLESEIETLIKTLRGC; from the coding sequence ATGATTGATAATATCGCCAAAATTAGAGCGCCCTTCACCGGTTTACAAGATAAGTATTACTTCAATTATGGCGGTCAAGGAATTTTACCGCAACCAGCTTTAACAGCCATCATCGACGGTTATCAATACATCGATAAAATAGGTCCTTTCGGCATGGCAATCAATAGTTGGATTAATACCGAAATGGAAGCCACGAGAGAAGTTTTAGCGCACCTCACCCAGTGTGAAAAGGAAAATATTACTTTAACAGAAAATGTCACAGGTAGCTGTAATATCGCTTTGTGGGGCATTCCATGGCAATCGGGGGATGAAATTTTATTAACGGATGCCGAACATCCGGGGGTGATTGCTTCCTGTCAGGAAATAGCGAAACGATTTGGAGTAATTCTCAAAACTTGTGCTATTACCAATCAAACAAGTAACATACTTGAAATTATCAGTAATAATTTATCAAGTCGTACCCGTTTATTAGTTATTAGTCATGTGTTGTGGAATACGGGGGAAGTGTTGCCATTAAAGGAAATTTGTGATTTATGTCATAATTACCGTGGTGCAAAACCGTTACAAGTATTGGTAGATGGAGCGCAATCCGCCGGGTTGTTAGCCCTCGATTTACCGGCGACGGGCGCTGATTTTTACGGTTGCACGGGGCATAAATGGCTTTGTGGTCCTGCTGGGGTAGGATTTTTGTATGTTAAACCGAATTTAAACCCTCCTTTACTGCCTACTTTTATCGGTTGGCGCGGTTTAGATTTTGCCAATCCTGATCTACCTTTTTATGATGACGGAAGAATTTATGAGGTGGCAACTTCGGCTTATCCATTATATATGGGGCTGCGGAGGGCGCTGGAGTTTCATCAGCAATGGGGCGATAATCAGCGCCGTTATGAGCGTATTTGTCAATTAAGTGAATATCTCTGGACAGAATTAGACAAAATCGATGGCATACAATGTGTCACCATGAAACCTCCTCAATCTGGTTTAGTATCTTTTTACGTTGAGCAACCTCAACATATCGTTAATAACTTGGAGGGAGGGCGCTTTTTCCTCCGCACTCTGGCTTATCCTAGTTGTGTGCGCGCCTGTGTTCATTATTTTACCCTCGAATCAGAAATCGAAACATTAATCAAAACACTTAGGGGTTGCTGA
- a CDS encoding chromophore lyase CpcT/CpeT encodes MTNSQNIKALAQLMAADFSNQQQAWDNPPFFAHIRVCMRPLPLSLLGEVSFFLEQAYDFLLTQPYRLRVFTIQSVENHLELVHYKLKEEEKFYGASRDLPRLQQLTLNHLEKMNGCDMIAHNDGNGFKGFVKPGKACIVVRKGKESYLDNSFEIDQQKLISFDRGRDLVTDELLWGSVAGPFHFTRVQSFAHEVENNG; translated from the coding sequence ATGACTAATTCTCAAAATATAAAAGCCTTAGCACAATTAATGGCAGCAGATTTTAGTAATCAACAACAAGCATGGGATAATCCGCCTTTTTTTGCTCACATTCGAGTATGTATGCGCCCTCTACCCTTATCATTACTCGGTGAAGTGAGCTTTTTTTTAGAACAGGCGTACGATTTTTTGTTGACGCAACCCTATCGTTTACGGGTGTTTACCATTCAAAGTGTCGAAAATCATTTAGAGTTAGTACATTATAAACTCAAAGAGGAAGAAAAATTTTATGGTGCTTCCCGTGATTTACCTCGACTACAACAATTAACCCTCAATCATCTGGAAAAAATGAACGGTTGTGATATGATTGCCCACAATGATGGCAACGGGTTTAAAGGTTTTGTTAAACCGGGCAAAGCCTGTATTGTCGTGCGCAAAGGTAAAGAATCTTATTTAGATAATAGTTTTGAAATTGACCAACAAAAATTGATTAGTTTTGATCGAGGGCGCGATTTAGTAACCGATGAGTTACTATGGGGATCGGTAGCTGGACCTTTTCATTTTACTAGGGTACAGAGTTTTGCCCATGAAGTTGAAAATAATGGATAA
- a CDS encoding CGLD27 family protein, translating to MNKSSTFCPVPEEQQPVNEYQELSQSGFFRWVALPKWQFLRKLTKVWALSLFLTAPIAAASFPPDEELIRFVIASAMGGGFFVALALIRLYLGWQHIGSRLLKTKIVYEESSWYDGQVWEKPLEIYNRDRLIFNYQVEPLLKRLQKSSLLLLGLMVTGAGIFLIF from the coding sequence ATGAATAAATCATCAACTTTTTGCCCAGTACCAGAAGAACAACAACCAGTAAATGAGTATCAAGAATTGAGTCAATCGGGGTTTTTTCGGTGGGTAGCATTACCAAAGTGGCAATTTTTGCGTAAATTAACCAAAGTTTGGGCATTAAGTTTATTCCTCACAGCGCCCATCGCCGCCGCCAGTTTTCCTCCCGATGAAGAATTAATACGTTTTGTGATTGCCAGTGCCATGGGGGGAGGTTTTTTTGTAGCCTTAGCATTAATTAGACTGTATCTCGGTTGGCAACATATCGGTAGTCGTCTGCTCAAAACTAAAATTGTTTACGAGGAGTCTAGTTGGTATGATGGACAAGTGTGGGAAAAACCCCTTGAAATTTATAATCGAGATCGCTTAATTTTTAATTATCAAGTGGAGCCACTCTTGAAAAGATTACAAAAAAGTAGTTTACTATTACTCGGTTTAATGGTGACGGGCGCTGGGATATTCCTCATATTTTAA
- a CDS encoding fatty acid desaturase, whose product MQSSASVLKTIPKEYLKAPDGLNPNVIMFITAILLITLSTCGYFLWGWADWICFSANVLALHLSGTVIHDASHNSGHRNRIINAILGHGSALMLGFAFPVFTRVHLQHHAHVNDPDNDPDHFVSTGGPLWMIAARFFYHEIFFFKRQLWRKYELLEWFLSRLFLVTVVFLGIHYGFIGYIMNFWFVPALVVGIALGLFFDYLPHRPFQERDRWKNARVYPSALLNVLILGQNYHLVHHLWPSIPWYKYQSAYYEAKPILDAKGCEQSLGLMNGQNFGSFLYDLFLGIRFHGKH is encoded by the coding sequence ATGCAGTCGTCCGCATCTGTATTGAAAACAATACCCAAAGAATATCTTAAAGCGCCCGATGGTTTAAACCCCAATGTAATCATGTTTATCACCGCAATTTTACTAATCACATTATCTACCTGTGGTTACTTCTTGTGGGGTTGGGCAGATTGGATTTGCTTTAGTGCAAATGTTCTTGCCTTGCACTTATCGGGTACAGTCATTCATGATGCCTCTCACAATAGTGGTCATCGTAACCGTATTATTAACGCTATTTTAGGACATGGTAGCGCCCTCATGCTGGGTTTTGCCTTTCCTGTCTTTACAAGAGTACATTTACAACACCATGCCCATGTTAACGATCCTGACAACGATCCGGATCACTTTGTTTCCACGGGTGGTCCATTGTGGATGATTGCCGCCCGATTTTTCTATCACGAAATCTTTTTCTTCAAACGCCAGTTATGGCGTAAATATGAACTACTGGAATGGTTTTTAAGCCGTCTCTTTTTAGTTACAGTGGTATTTCTGGGCATTCATTACGGTTTTATTGGCTATATCATGAATTTTTGGTTTGTACCAGCCTTAGTGGTAGGTATTGCCCTAGGATTATTCTTTGATTATTTGCCCCATCGACCCTTTCAAGAGCGTGACCGTTGGAAAAATGCTAGAGTATATCCCAGCGCCCTCCTCAATGTGCTAATTTTAGGTCAAAACTATCACTTAGTACATCATTTATGGCCTTCCATTCCTTGGTATAAATATCAATCGGCTTACTACGAAGCAAAGCCGATTTTAGATGCCAAAGGATGTGAGCAATCTTTGGGCTTAATGAATGGTCAAAATTTTGGGAGTTTTCTTTACGATCTTTTTCTCGGTATTCGTTTTCACGGCAAACATTAA